One genomic window of Chitinophagaceae bacterium includes the following:
- a CDS encoding 7-carboxy-7-deazaguanine synthase QueE: MEHFYTIQGEGFHQGKAASFIRLAGCDVGCVWCDVKDSWDASKHPVMSVDEIAASVVRCPSNICVVTGGEPLLYNLTALTESLHLLNKKTHLETSGTYPLTGFWDWICLSPKKFKSPLPEILPLANELKIIVYNKSDFQWAETYGAEMNATCQRYLQPEWSKEKEMMPLIVEYIKQHPEWNISLQIHKYMDIP; the protein is encoded by the coding sequence ATGGAGCATTTTTATACCATCCAGGGCGAGGGTTTTCACCAGGGGAAAGCGGCCAGTTTTATACGACTGGCTGGATGCGATGTGGGATGTGTGTGGTGCGATGTTAAAGATTCATGGGATGCATCAAAGCACCCTGTAATGAGTGTTGACGAAATCGCTGCATCCGTTGTTCGGTGTCCTTCCAACATTTGTGTAGTAACCGGCGGAGAACCTTTGTTGTACAACCTTACAGCGCTTACAGAATCACTTCACTTGTTAAATAAAAAAACACATCTTGAGACTTCCGGAACTTATCCGCTAACAGGTTTTTGGGATTGGATCTGTCTTTCTCCCAAAAAATTTAAGTCACCACTTCCTGAAATTTTACCGCTTGCAAACGAGCTGAAAATAATTGTATACAACAAAAGTGATTTCCAATGGGCAGAAACGTATGGCGCTGAAATGAATGCAACTTGCCAGCGGTATCTTCAACCTGAATGGAGCAAAGAGAAAGAAATGATGCCATTGATAGTTGAATACATTAAACAACATCCTGAATGGAATATTTCCCTGCAAATTCATAAGTACATGGATATTCCGTAA
- the kdsA gene encoding 3-deoxy-8-phosphooctulonate synthase produces the protein MTSKFKFHPSSNFFLIAGPCVVESEAVVMQTAKELVRITNELEIPFIFKSSFKKANRSRIDSFTGIGDEKALGILKKAGQEFNVPTLTDIHETTDAAFAAQFVDVLQIPAFLCRQTDLLVAAARTGKYVNIKKGQFLAPEQMQFAVQKVQDAGNDNIILTDRGVTFGYQDLIVDFRGIPLMQQFGYPVVLDCTHSLQKPNQSSGITGGIPHMIETIAKAAVAVGVDGLFIETHPDPGHALSDGANMIPLDQLEQLLKKLIRIRKAIQEQSS, from the coding sequence ATGACCTCCAAATTTAAATTTCATCCCTCCTCCAATTTCTTCCTCATCGCCGGCCCTTGCGTTGTGGAAAGTGAAGCCGTCGTTATGCAAACTGCAAAGGAATTGGTTAGAATTACTAATGAACTGGAAATTCCTTTCATTTTTAAATCATCATTCAAAAAAGCTAACAGATCTCGAATTGACTCCTTTACAGGGATAGGGGATGAGAAAGCGTTGGGCATTCTTAAAAAGGCAGGTCAGGAGTTTAATGTCCCCACTTTAACGGATATCCATGAAACTACTGATGCCGCATTTGCAGCCCAGTTTGTGGATGTGTTACAGATCCCCGCATTTCTTTGCAGGCAAACAGATTTGCTGGTAGCAGCGGCAAGAACCGGAAAATATGTCAATATAAAGAAAGGTCAGTTTCTTGCACCGGAACAAATGCAGTTTGCAGTACAAAAGGTGCAGGATGCTGGTAACGACAACATCATTCTTACTGATAGAGGTGTAACCTTTGGGTACCAGGATCTGATTGTTGACTTCAGGGGAATACCACTAATGCAACAGTTTGGGTATCCTGTTGTGCTTGATTGTACTCATTCACTTCAGAAGCCAAATCAATCTTCTGGGATAACTGGTGGCATTCCGCATATGATTGAAACTATTGCAAAAGCTGCGGTAGCTGTGGGTGTTGATGGATTATTTATTGAAACACATCCCGATCCCGGACATGCCCTTTCAGATGGTGCAAACATGATACCTCTTGATCAACTCGAACAATTGTTGAAGAAACTGATTCGAATCAGAAAAGCGATTCAGGAACAATCGTCATAA
- the folD gene encoding bifunctional methylenetetrahydrofolate dehydrogenase/methenyltetrahydrofolate cyclohydrolase FolD has protein sequence MQLLDGKQLSIKLQEEIASEVQQLKTSGKKTPHLAAVLVGSNAASQSYVNSKIKACERVGFKSTLLQFNPDITENELVSSVQQLNQDPDVDGILVQLPLPSHVNEEIITEAISPEKDVDGFHPVNIGRMVKGLPAHLPATPYGILLLLERYKIETAGKNCVVVGRSNIVGTPISILLSRNNNPGNCTVTIAHSKTKNLPEICIGADILIAAIGRPDFIKAEWIKEGAVVIDVGINRVEDPSKKSGFRLKGDVDFDNAASKCSYITPVPGGVGPLTIAALMMNTLNAVKSKYQ, from the coding sequence ATGCAGTTACTCGACGGAAAGCAACTTTCGATTAAGCTTCAGGAAGAAATTGCCTCAGAGGTTCAACAACTGAAAACATCAGGTAAAAAGACACCACATCTTGCAGCAGTACTTGTAGGAAGTAATGCGGCCAGTCAATCTTATGTAAATTCAAAAATAAAGGCCTGCGAAAGAGTAGGATTCAAATCAACCTTGCTGCAATTCAACCCTGATATTACTGAAAACGAATTGGTGAGTTCAGTTCAACAACTGAACCAGGACCCTGACGTGGACGGAATTTTAGTGCAGCTACCACTTCCATCGCATGTGAATGAAGAAATAATAACCGAAGCAATTTCTCCGGAAAAGGATGTGGATGGATTTCATCCGGTTAACATTGGAAGAATGGTGAAAGGATTACCAGCTCATCTGCCGGCAACGCCTTATGGAATCCTACTTCTACTGGAGCGATACAAGATCGAAACCGCAGGGAAAAATTGCGTGGTAGTTGGAAGAAGTAATATTGTTGGCACACCCATCAGCATTTTGCTTTCGAGGAATAACAATCCCGGAAATTGCACAGTGACGATTGCTCACAGCAAAACAAAAAACCTTCCTGAAATTTGCATCGGAGCTGATATTTTAATTGCTGCAATCGGACGCCCTGATTTCATCAAAGCTGAATGGATAAAAGAGGGTGCAGTTGTAATTGATGTAGGAATAAACCGTGTGGAGGATCCTTCAAAAAAATCCGGATTCCGGTTAAAAGGTGATGTTGATTTTGATAATGCTGCATCAAAGTGCAGTTACATCACTCCGGTACCTGGTGGCGTCGGTCCGCTTACAATTGCTGCATTGATGATGAATACTTTAAACGCAGTAAAGTCAAAATATCAATAA
- a CDS encoding PD40 domain-containing protein, which yields MTENYSGAMKQLQDLTEIDADFIDGWLLLGELYKEEGDFEKGKLALEKTVLLGPDYSSKAYYFLAECNWNLDNYDDCIIASEKFLTFSDISRQRKLQAEQFIANSKFAAFAVKHPVPFDPKSLGDAVNTDAPEYLPSLTGDEKTIVFTRRIGNGRNANEDFFQSVQKNTIWSNTQPLNGINSAYNEGAQSMTPDGSIIYFVVCDKPNGYGSCDIYFTQKKGVQWSEPRNVGAPVCTNAWETQPSISADGKILFFTSTRTGGKGGSDIWISTKDKNGKWSNPVNAGDSINTPLDEKTPFFHSDGMTLYFSSPGHPGIGKDDIFYSRKKEDGSWSRAVNIGYPINTKNDENSLIVSLDGKHAYFASDRFKLNRDMDLYYFDLYNEARPKLVTYVRGIVTDAADGTPLAAELQLIDLETGIISGEATADSQSGNYLVSIPTGKNYAMNVSAKGYLFYSENFSLKDFIKEEPFQLNIQLQAIKTGSTVVLKNIFFESDSYLLKDESKAELNKLTDLLQQNSTLKIQISGHTDNQGTAAYNQLLSENRAKTVYDYLVVNGIIASRLTYKGYGETKPLQNNDTETGKSVNRRTEFTVTGL from the coding sequence ATGACTGAAAATTATTCAGGCGCAATGAAGCAACTTCAGGATCTAACCGAAATTGATGCTGATTTTATTGATGGATGGCTATTGCTTGGTGAATTATATAAAGAAGAAGGTGACTTTGAGAAGGGGAAACTTGCGCTTGAAAAGACAGTTTTGCTTGGCCCCGATTATTCCTCCAAAGCTTACTACTTCCTTGCTGAATGCAACTGGAATTTGGATAATTATGACGACTGCATAATAGCGAGTGAGAAGTTTCTGACCTTTTCTGATATTTCCAGACAAAGAAAATTACAGGCAGAACAATTTATTGCAAACTCAAAGTTTGCTGCATTTGCCGTTAAGCATCCTGTCCCATTCGATCCTAAAAGTTTAGGTGACGCTGTGAATACTGATGCCCCGGAATATCTGCCATCTTTAACCGGCGATGAAAAAACGATTGTATTTACAAGAAGAATCGGAAATGGAAGAAATGCAAATGAAGATTTTTTTCAGAGCGTGCAAAAGAATACAATATGGAGCAATACCCAACCACTGAATGGCATAAATTCGGCTTATAATGAAGGTGCCCAAAGCATGACTCCTGATGGAAGCATTATTTATTTTGTAGTCTGCGATAAACCCAATGGATATGGAAGTTGCGACATCTATTTCACTCAAAAAAAAGGCGTTCAATGGAGCGAACCCAGAAATGTGGGGGCACCTGTTTGCACCAATGCCTGGGAAACACAACCAAGTATTTCGGCTGATGGCAAAATATTATTTTTTACGAGCACGCGCACCGGCGGCAAAGGAGGAAGCGATATCTGGATTTCAACCAAAGACAAAAATGGAAAATGGAGCAATCCGGTTAATGCAGGCGATTCAATTAACACCCCTCTGGATGAAAAGACGCCCTTTTTTCACTCAGATGGGATGACACTCTATTTTTCATCACCGGGACATCCGGGCATTGGGAAGGATGATATATTCTATTCGCGCAAAAAAGAAGACGGAAGCTGGAGCAGGGCTGTCAATATCGGATATCCGATCAATACAAAAAATGATGAAAACAGTCTTATTGTTTCATTAGACGGTAAACATGCTTACTTCGCCTCAGATCGGTTTAAATTGAATCGTGATATGGATCTTTATTATTTTGATCTCTACAACGAAGCCCGCCCAAAACTGGTTACTTATGTCCGGGGCATTGTAACTGATGCAGCAGATGGGACACCTTTAGCGGCAGAACTTCAGTTAATTGATCTGGAGACTGGAATTATTTCAGGAGAAGCGACAGCAGATAGCCAATCAGGAAATTATTTAGTGAGCATCCCTACCGGGAAAAACTATGCAATGAATGTTTCAGCAAAAGGATATTTATTTTATTCCGAAAATTTTTCACTGAAGGACTTTATAAAAGAAGAACCATTTCAGCTCAATATTCAATTACAGGCAATAAAAACAGGCAGTACAGTTGTCTTGAAAAATATTTTTTTTGAAAGTGACTCTTACCTACTCAAAGATGAGTCGAAAGCTGAGTTGAATAAATTAACTGATCTGCTTCAACAAAATTCAACACTTAAGATTCAAATCAGCGGCCACACAGACAACCAGGGTACAGCAGCTTACAATCAATTACTTTCTGAAAATCGTGCAAAAACCGTTTATGATTATTTGGTAGTAAACGGCATCATAGCATCACGATTGACATACAAAGGTTATGGCGAAACAAAACCACTTCAAAATAATGATACGGAAACGGGAAAATCAGTGAACAGGAGAACAGAATTTACCGTTACGGGGCTTTAA
- a CDS encoding DoxX family membrane protein codes for MKIISYFPQFIRIFLGLVFILSGYLKLYPIEPFELNFIELGIGNWYTAPFIARFLISIEFLLGCFLIVNLALKSFTLKAVVSMLVFFTCYLLIQIISEGNNGNCGCFGTYLQMTPLESIIKNILLITVAIFLQVFHKDSTLRFKKLLAPLFLITSIALPFILNPIDLMAANYRQPESVNFAFDQSLIFNDSVSKKNIIDFSSGKHIVAFFSLTCPHCKTTAFKMHIIEKRHPDIPFFMVLNGKQKNLQPFFEETKSGNVPYTILLGEPFARITGGNVPTVYWIDNGIVVRKSLYISLEEQEILNWLNNP; via the coding sequence ATGAAAATAATAAGCTACTTCCCTCAGTTCATTCGTATATTTCTTGGGCTCGTTTTTATTCTTTCGGGATACCTTAAGCTCTATCCGATTGAACCATTTGAGCTGAACTTTATTGAACTGGGAATTGGAAACTGGTATACTGCTCCTTTTATTGCCCGTTTCCTGATTTCCATTGAATTTTTACTGGGATGTTTTCTCATCGTGAATCTTGCACTTAAATCCTTTACGCTGAAAGCTGTTGTGAGTATGCTTGTCTTTTTTACTTGTTACCTGCTTATTCAAATTATCAGCGAAGGTAATAATGGAAATTGCGGCTGCTTTGGTACTTATCTGCAAATGACTCCTCTTGAATCTATAATTAAAAACATTTTGTTGATCACTGTTGCGATATTTCTCCAGGTCTTTCATAAAGATTCTACACTGAGGTTCAAAAAATTACTTGCCCCGTTATTTTTAATCACTTCAATCGCACTTCCATTTATTTTAAATCCGATTGATCTGATGGCAGCAAACTATCGTCAACCCGAATCGGTTAATTTCGCGTTCGATCAATCACTAATTTTTAATGATTCCGTTTCCAAAAAAAATATTATTGATTTTTCATCCGGAAAGCACATTGTTGCTTTTTTTAGCTTAACCTGTCCTCATTGTAAGACCACAGCTTTTAAAATGCATATAATAGAAAAGCGACATCCGGATATTCCATTTTTCATGGTATTAAATGGTAAACAAAAAAATTTGCAACCCTTTTTTGAGGAGACAAAATCCGGGAATGTACCCTACACGATTTTGTTGGGCGAACCATTCGCCAGAATTACAGGAGGAAATGTTCCAACGGTTTATTGGATTGACAATGGAATTGTTGTGAGAAAGAGTCTATACATCAGCCTTGAAGAACAAGAAATATTAAATTGGTTGAATAATCCTTAA
- a CDS encoding IS5 family transposase yields MYYYFRTWKYAGRMDNILEELIYRIRKKSDKNASPTVCIINSQSVKTTSVGGFAIGYDAGKKIKGRKRHIATDTMGNLLAVEVHIASLQDRDKGFDIVSLAKQTYPSIKKTFADGGYSGALIQKLKTNLHCELEIVKKYEGKFRVLPKRWIVERTLAWLNNDRRNSKDYEFTPLSSEVITKISFIKTALDKLFK; encoded by the coding sequence GTGTATTACTATTTTAGAACGTGGAAGTATGCAGGCCGGATGGATAACATTTTAGAAGAGTTGATATATCGGATTCGTAAAAAGAGTGATAAAAATGCCAGTCCTACGGTATGTATCATAAATAGCCAGAGCGTAAAAACGACTTCGGTAGGAGGATTTGCCATAGGATATGATGCAGGTAAAAAAATCAAAGGAAGGAAAAGGCACATTGCTACCGATACGATGGGTAATCTTTTGGCTGTAGAAGTTCACATTGCTTCATTGCAAGACAGAGACAAAGGATTTGACATCGTCAGTCTTGCAAAACAAACGTACCCATCAATTAAAAAGACATTTGCGGACGGAGGTTACAGTGGAGCATTAATTCAAAAATTGAAGACCAACTTACATTGCGAACTTGAAATCGTAAAAAAGTATGAAGGAAAATTCAGAGTACTTCCCAAGAGATGGATTGTGGAGCGAACCCTTGCATGGCTCAATAATGACCGAAGAAATTCTAAAGATTATGAGTTCACTCCTTTAAGCAGTGAAGTAATAACCAAGATTTCTTTTATCAAAACCGCTCTTGACAAACTTTTTAAATAA
- a CDS encoding transposase — translation MNAYTQLTDAQWQIIKKFFDCERKRKHELKDIWNAIFYVVKTGCQWRMLPVEFAP, via the coding sequence ATGAATGCTTACACTCAACTTACCGATGCCCAATGGCAAATTATTAAAAAGTTTTTTGATTGTGAAAGAAAAAGAAAGCACGAATTAAAAGACATCTGGAATGCAATATTTTATGTGGTCAAAACAGGTTGTCAGTGGAGGATGTTACCCGTAGAATTTGCACCCTAG